A part of Myxococcales bacterium genomic DNA contains:
- a CDS encoding SUF system NifU family Fe-S cluster assembly protein, which yields MSALSNLYQEIIIDHAQSPKNFGELNQKSHHAHGDNPLCGDTIDIDLFVKNECVEEVRFRGDGCAISKASASLMTESIKGQSLETIQDLFEDFHGMLVHEQHPSATLKKLQVFEGVKEFPMRVKCATLCWHTLMAALEKKSSHVMTE from the coding sequence ATGAGTGCTCTATCTAATTTATATCAAGAAATTATCATTGATCATGCTCAGTCACCCAAGAATTTCGGAGAGCTCAATCAAAAGAGTCACCATGCTCATGGCGATAATCCCCTATGTGGAGACACTATCGACATTGATCTTTTTGTAAAAAATGAATGTGTTGAAGAGGTGCGTTTTCGAGGCGATGGGTGCGCTATCTCCAAAGCTTCTGCCTCACTCATGACCGAAAGCATCAAGGGACAGAGTTTAGAAACAATTCAAGATTTGTTTGAAGATTTTCACGGAATGCTGGTTCATGAGCAACATCCCAGCGCAACTCTTAAAAAGTTACAAGTTTTTGAAGGTGTGAAAGAATTTCCTATGCGAGTAAAATGCGCCACCTTATGCTGGCACACCTTAATGGCAGCTCTAGAAAAAAAATCCTCTCATGTGATGACGGAGTAA
- a CDS encoding cysteine desulfurase gives MTNDLDLSVLRKDFPALHQKVYGHPLVYFDNAATAQKPQCVIDEELSYYQNFAANVNRGAHYLSEKATSKYNQARVRVAQFINAQSPSEIIFTRSTTESINLLASCLGKFYFQPGDEIILTQMEHHSNIVPWYLLAKELNLVLRVTPLHDDGTLDLDCYRSLFNKKTKLATFIHASNSLGTINPIKEMVAIARAHKTATVVDGAQAIHHLPVDVLDIDTDFYAFSSHKLYGPTGVGVLYGKKNWLDAMPPYQGGGDMIASVSFDAISFAPPPHKFEAGTPNIAGVLGLAKAIEYIQEIGFHKLIAYEEKLSAYLLESLKKISKLTIIGNAPKRVPLVSFVLEGIHPHDISSILDREGIAVRAGHLCTQPLMKRFGISALSRASLSFYNTTDEIDRFADAFKRVFEVFSR, from the coding sequence ATGACAAATGATTTGGATCTCAGTGTTTTAAGAAAAGATTTTCCAGCCTTGCATCAAAAGGTTTATGGGCACCCTTTGGTCTATTTTGATAATGCGGCAACCGCGCAAAAACCACAGTGCGTTATCGATGAGGAACTTTCTTATTATCAAAATTTTGCTGCTAACGTTAACCGCGGCGCACATTATTTAAGCGAAAAGGCCACCAGCAAATACAACCAAGCTCGAGTGCGCGTGGCTCAATTCATTAATGCTCAAAGCCCATCAGAAATTATTTTCACTCGCTCTACTACCGAGAGCATTAATCTTTTAGCAAGTTGTTTAGGAAAATTTTATTTTCAGCCAGGCGATGAAATTATTCTCACCCAAATGGAACATCACTCCAATATCGTTCCGTGGTATTTGCTTGCAAAAGAACTAAATTTAGTTTTACGAGTTACTCCGCTGCACGACGACGGCACCCTTGATTTAGATTGCTACCGCTCACTGTTCAATAAAAAAACTAAGCTCGCAACTTTTATTCATGCATCGAATAGCCTTGGCACTATCAACCCAATCAAAGAAATGGTTGCCATTGCTCGTGCACATAAAACAGCGACAGTCGTAGATGGTGCTCAGGCAATTCATCACTTGCCTGTAGATGTTTTGGATATTGACACGGATTTTTATGCATTTTCAAGCCACAAGCTCTATGGGCCAACCGGCGTAGGTGTGCTTTACGGCAAAAAAAATTGGCTTGATGCCATGCCACCCTATCAAGGCGGTGGTGACATGATCGCATCAGTGAGCTTTGATGCTATCAGCTTTGCTCCTCCTCCTCATAAGTTTGAAGCAGGCACACCAAATATTGCTGGTGTTTTGGGTTTGGCCAAAGCGATCGAATACATCCAAGAGATTGGCTTTCATAAACTTATCGCTTACGAGGAGAAGCTTTCGGCATACTTGCTGGAAAGTCTTAAAAAAATTTCCAAGCTCACCATTATTGGCAATGCGCCCAAACGGGTTCCTTTGGTTTCATTCGTGCTTGAAGGTATTCACCCTCACGATATTAGCTCTATTTTGGATCGCGAAGGTATTGCAGTCAGAGCCGGACATTTATGCACACAGCCACTGATGAAACGTTTTGGCATCAGCGCTTTATCTCGAGCAAGCCTATCTTTTTACAACACAACAGATGAGATCGACCGTTTTGCTGACGCATTTAAACGTGTATTTGAGGTATTTTCACGATGA
- a CDS encoding SufD family Fe-S cluster assembly protein — MSELHPCFDSAYVVHIKSDGCVNHDPRLNCFVNSNSALMIDVDKTLSAPIIIHYQTNISVDVNIQKNTHIHLLEYFDGIARSSGSTTTSVTVADNAQAHFYQVSQVDTQSKVEHKRRACVQKNSYLSNHIFNLSLGVFAQSIDIKLEGESANTDFFLLDQLSQSAQTETLLKVLHQGKDSESRQLARTIYADQTQGKFLGKVIVDKDASKSSAQQHYKTLLLSDKAKASVLPQLEINNDDISASHGASIGELDHNMLFYLQSRGIDPILAKTLLVSAFSSEITDTISQKDIALFVKDKVKDSLKRSLGT; from the coding sequence ATGAGCGAGCTTCATCCATGTTTTGATTCGGCCTATGTGGTGCATATAAAAAGCGATGGCTGCGTAAATCACGATCCTCGTCTCAACTGTTTCGTTAATTCTAATTCAGCCTTAATGATCGACGTTGATAAAACACTTAGTGCTCCAATTATTATCCACTACCAAACTAATATTTCAGTCGATGTGAACATACAAAAAAACACTCACATTCATCTCTTGGAATATTTTGATGGTATAGCCAGATCATCAGGATCAACAACAACTTCAGTGACTGTAGCAGATAATGCTCAGGCGCATTTTTATCAAGTCTCACAGGTAGATACCCAGTCTAAGGTCGAACACAAACGGCGTGCTTGCGTGCAAAAAAATAGTTATCTATCAAATCATATTTTTAATTTATCTTTGGGAGTATTTGCTCAATCTATAGATATCAAGCTTGAGGGAGAATCTGCCAATACTGATTTTTTTCTACTGGATCAATTAAGCCAATCAGCTCAAACCGAAACCCTGCTTAAGGTTTTGCACCAAGGAAAAGATAGTGAGAGTCGACAGTTGGCTCGTACAATCTATGCAGATCAGACTCAAGGAAAATTTTTGGGCAAAGTGATCGTTGATAAAGATGCAAGCAAAAGCTCTGCCCAACAGCATTACAAAACTTTATTGTTGAGCGATAAGGCCAAAGCCAGTGTATTGCCACAACTTGAAATCAATAATGATGACATCAGCGCTTCTCACGGTGCCAGTATCGGAGAACTCGATCACAACATGCTTTTTTACCTGCAATCTCGTGGTATTGATCCCATCTTAGCTAAAACACTTTTGGTATCTGCCTTTAGTTCTGAAATCACCGACACTATCTCGCAGAAAGATATCGCTCTATTCGTCAAAGACAAAGTAAAAGATTCTCTTAAACGATCGCTTGGAACATGA
- the sufC gene encoding Fe-S cluster assembly ATPase SufC, translating into MLSIKNLSVSVDNHQILKGLNLTVNKGEVHAIMGPNGSGKSTLAHTLAGKNDYHVDGGSIELLGQSVLELNADERARLGIFLAFQYPVEIPGVNNAYFLRAALNSVRRSRGQSEIDAIDFLSLVRSKLTDLKMDERFLNRAVNEGFSGGEKKRNEILQMAILEPRLCILDETDSGLDIDALKICADGVNALRNEERGMIVVTHYQRLLNYIVPDFVHVCVDGRIIESGGKELALKLENGGYDSFITKAKNNGLEVIKS; encoded by the coding sequence TTGCTATCTATAAAAAACTTAAGTGTATCAGTTGACAATCATCAAATACTCAAAGGTTTGAATCTTACAGTAAACAAAGGTGAGGTGCATGCCATCATGGGACCTAACGGTTCGGGCAAAAGCACTTTAGCTCATACCTTAGCGGGAAAAAATGATTATCACGTCGACGGTGGTTCTATAGAATTGTTAGGCCAATCGGTCTTGGAGCTGAATGCCGATGAACGCGCTCGTTTAGGGATCTTTCTTGCTTTTCAATATCCGGTGGAAATCCCTGGAGTAAACAATGCTTATTTTCTAAGGGCGGCACTCAATTCAGTAAGACGATCCCGAGGACAAAGTGAAATTGATGCCATTGATTTTTTGTCATTAGTTCGCAGCAAATTAACCGATTTAAAAATGGATGAACGCTTTTTGAATCGAGCAGTTAACGAAGGATTTTCTGGCGGTGAAAAAAAGCGTAATGAAATTTTGCAAATGGCTATTCTTGAGCCACGTCTGTGCATATTGGATGAAACCGACTCTGGGCTTGATATCGATGCTTTAAAAATTTGTGCTGACGGTGTTAATGCTTTGCGCAACGAAGAGCGAGGTATGATCGTGGTCACTCACTACCAACGCCTTCTCAACTATATTGTTCCTGATTTCGTTCATGTGTGTGTCGATGGACGTATCATTGAATCAGGAGGCAAAGAACTTGCGCTTAAATTAGAAAACGGCGGTTATGATTCCTTTATTACCAAGGCTAAAAATAACGGCCTGGAGGTAATAAAGTCATGA
- the sufB gene encoding Fe-S cluster assembly protein SufB: MASPELKEFTEQPYAYGFSTKIETEQTPPGLSEEIVRTISMKKEEPQWLLDFRLKAFAHFCTLLRENKTPQWAHLKIAPIDFNDIVYYSAPKKKPKLNSLDEVDPEILKTYEKLGIPLHEQKMLANVAVDAVFDSVSVATTFKEKLKSAGVIFCSFSEAVKEHPELVKKYLGSVVPYTDNFYACLNSAVFSDGSFCLVPKGVRCPMELSTYFRINASNTGQFERTLIIAEDDAVVSYLEGCTAPMRDENQLHAAVVELVALKNAHIKYSTVQNWYPGDKDGKGGIYNFVTKRGVCSGDNSKISWTQVETGSAITWKYPSVILKGDNSVGEFYSVAVTNNHQQADTGTKMIHLGKNTKSTIISKGISAGLSQNSYRGLVKVSPKAQNSRNFSQCDSLLFGSACGAHTFPVIEAHNSTAHIEHEATTSKISDEQLFYCRSRGLSDEDAVSLIVGGFCKQVFQKLPMEFAVEAQKLLDISLEGAVG; the protein is encoded by the coding sequence ATGCTTACGGCTTTTCCACTAAGATAGAGACAGAACAAACTCCCCCGGGACTAAGCGAAGAGATCGTTCGCACTATCTCCATGAAAAAAGAAGAGCCACAATGGCTGCTTGATTTTCGCCTCAAAGCCTTCGCTCATTTTTGCACTTTGCTGCGCGAAAATAAAACACCTCAATGGGCTCATCTCAAGATTGCTCCTATCGATTTTAATGATATTGTTTATTATTCAGCGCCCAAGAAAAAGCCTAAGCTCAATAGTCTCGATGAAGTGGATCCAGAAATTCTCAAGACCTACGAAAAATTAGGCATTCCATTGCATGAACAAAAAATGCTCGCCAATGTTGCTGTGGATGCGGTCTTTGACAGTGTTTCGGTTGCCACCACATTTAAAGAAAAACTAAAAAGCGCCGGAGTAATTTTTTGTAGTTTTTCTGAGGCCGTTAAAGAGCATCCAGAACTGGTTAAAAAATATTTAGGCTCGGTTGTTCCCTATACTGATAATTTTTATGCCTGCCTTAACTCAGCAGTGTTTAGCGATGGATCATTTTGCCTAGTTCCCAAAGGTGTGCGCTGCCCTATGGAGCTTTCCACTTATTTTCGTATCAATGCTTCAAATACTGGGCAATTTGAACGAACCTTGATCATCGCCGAAGATGATGCAGTGGTAAGCTACCTCGAAGGCTGTACTGCTCCAATGCGCGATGAAAATCAACTGCATGCTGCTGTTGTTGAATTAGTAGCACTAAAAAATGCCCATATAAAATATTCCACTGTGCAAAATTGGTATCCCGGAGACAAAGACGGTAAAGGTGGAATCTATAATTTTGTGACCAAACGAGGAGTATGCTCGGGCGACAACTCAAAAATTTCTTGGACTCAAGTAGAAACAGGATCTGCTATTACCTGGAAATACCCCAGCGTTATTTTGAAAGGCGACAACTCCGTTGGTGAATTTTATAGCGTCGCGGTAACCAACAATCACCAACAAGCAGACACCGGAACCAAGATGATCCACTTGGGAAAAAATACCAAAAGCACAATTATCTCCAAGGGGATTTCAGCTGGCTTGAGTCAAAACTCCTACCGTGGACTTGTAAAAGTAAGCCCTAAAGCGCAAAACAGTCGTAACTTTTCCCAGTGCGACTCTCTCCTCTTTGGTTCTGCATGTGGTGCGCATACTTTTCCCGTTATTGAAGCGCACAATTCAACAGCTCATATAGAGCACGAGGCAACCACTTCAAAAATTTCAGATGAACAGTTATTTTACTGCCGCTCACGCGGGCTTTCGGATGAAGATGCGGTGAGTCTTATTGTAGGTGGTTTTTGCAAGCAGGTATTTCAAAAACTTCCCATGGAATTTGCTGTTGAAGCACAAAAATTACTCGATATTAGTCTTGAAGGAGCAGTGGGTTAA